The genomic DNA TACCCTCCACCTTTCAGCTGTCAAACAGGACGATACATAGGGCTACACTCATCACTGTTCAAGTGTTCTATGTTAgaatttcatttcttaaaaggtttaaaaacaacaaacGAAGCAAAAAAATGGTGCTAAAACTTCACCCCTGAGCACGCTCAGTGAGACTGGTCATGCAGGCATTTAGTGCCAGGCTTTTCAacagattgtttctttttcaaatgtttgCCCTGTTCTGTGTCTTCAACAGTGTATAGTGTTTCCctgatttcattttctctgaatGGGGGATGACTTaaggggtggggtggggagggttagctgtcatttttaaaagagcagAATGTTAGGATTGAGTGACTCGGTTGGTTGAAGCCTGAAGTGGGACAGATGGCTGGGGACGGGGGAAGCCTTGCCCTCTCCCACTCCCATTTCCCCACTTAGTctgtttaagaaaacaaaaatactacaaaaaaataaaacacaaacaaaaatgcCTCTAAATATGTACTGTGTTCTTGTCTTGTTGCAGTGCAAAGAGAAGCCAGCAAATCAGAAACACTGATCTGCTGACTAGGAAACAGGCCCTCTCAGCTTTACTCCCGTAAGGGTCCAGCTACAGAATCATTTGGAAAGTGTGTCAATAGTTCAGTTAGCTCAAAAAATTGTGTGACAAGGACAGGTGGTCTCAGGAAATAATCCCATTTCTAGATCATTATGTGGCAGCTATGCATAAGGATGAAAGAGATGAACTAGAAACAAAACTAACTTTGAGTTGCCTCAAGATGGAGGCAACTAAAATCAGCGATGTCAGAACTTCTCCGGGGTTCCGTGGCGAGGACAGCAGGTTAGAACTACTCCTTCTCAAAGCAACTGTTAACCCAGTGTGATCTGGATTTAACTCATCCTTAGAAGCAAGTGCCTTTTGGTCTAGAAGGGCTTATTCTCATGACAACCACAACTGAGAAATAATCTCACTGCAACtacaaaatgtctttgtttcacGGTAACTACGGGAGAATGTCTTTGATCACTGGAGTCTGTTGGTGTTGGAATGTTTCCACTGTGAGGTtcttacttttgtttttgtagTGTTCAACAGTCAATCTCAACTGAGGCCATTTCAGTTTGGGAACGTTTTATGGTCAAAATATCACATATCTACAATTTATCAGAGCAAACAGATGAAAAATCTGTAAGAAAATCTAAGAGTTCATCTTGACCTTTGCACAGAATAATTTGTTTCTGTAGTGCATTAACAGCCATCTGCAATCTTCACTACtagtgctgttttctgtttgtatcCTGGAAACTACatgttgttttgttggggttttttttggttaatttatttccttaaagCAGGAGACCTCTTTTGACCTTCAGTGCAGAGATGTCAGACCAATTCTTTGTATTACACTTGGTTGCCTCCTACCTATATAATAACTTCTGAGTGTAAATAATTGAACTCTTATCCTCTAACGAAGTATTGtagaaaataaatcataatGGATAAAGGTTATTTGTACTGTCCTCTTTTTATGGTTTCTTGCAGCCTTACAGATTAAATCTTTCTCATCCAGAAAGGTGAATGATGCACCTCATGTATGAACACCAAACCTCTAGACTACATCTAGAACCAAGTTCAGAACCCAGGAGGTCGCCAGAATGGGATGACAGCTGTTGGGAAGCACAGAAATAGTCAGGACAGGCTGGCTAGAAGAAAGCGAGGACAAACAGTAAGAAAGTTCAAAAACAAAGGTGAAATATGTTTCATTAATAATGGCACAGTACAGTATCTTTGTGTCCTGAAGTAATGTTTGCCTGACAATAGCTGTCACTTGTCACGATGGtgaaatacataaagggcatcCATATAGAATTCTGTATCCTACTGAAGCTCCTGAGTTGGCAAATCTGGCTTGAGCTACCAAAATTGTTCCTGGTGTTTCATTTCGTCTTCTAAAATGGACTAATGAAAACAGATCATCTGGTTGTGGTCTTCAGGTGGTCTAAAAagtttgagaaaaagaaaaatcctttccaagggtgaaagaaagagaagtacATCTTGCCAGATTCATCCTAAGTCTCTTACTGTTTGCTCTGGGACAGATGGGTGGGTCTGTGTGATACTGTTGGTGTTCGTACCTCTGCCTTAAATGGTTTTTCCATACGCTTTCAGAGTATTGCTCGGTTTTTATCTATGGCAGATGTAGAGTTAGTGATGCTGCATTTCCTACCTGTAGATACTGGGGAAGGGCAGCCCTGGCTATCAATGAAGAACAGGTGTAAGACCCAAAAAACCCAGCCAAACCAAGGGGGAGGGTAGTTTTGACTTAAGTATGCCCGAGAAGCTCATTGGCTTAAATGCAATTACAAATGCTTCAGGTACTCGGGTGACTCTGTAAATTCTGAGGTGAGCCATATAACTACATCCACTGTTGTCACTTGTCCAGGTAAGTTATCAAGTATATTCTCCCAGCTGCTTTACTGGCTAGAATACGGGGTcttatttgtgtattttaatgGCATATGGTTTTCTTTACTTGCTGGCTTGGGGTGTTTGGTTGGTTTCACATCGAATCAGTGAGACATAAAATCTTTGTCCAGCCTTTCATCAGAGATTCTTTCATGCATTGTTGCTTTGTGTAACGGCAGTAACAGCAGAGGCCACGTCGAAGGGTGCACGTCCCACTGCACACTGACGTAGTTCCAACTGAACAGTCCAGGATCATTCTCCAGAAAACACTTTTCACTTCTGTTtgaaatcagaaacaaaagtaaTTAGGCAGGATGGACTCCCTTCTAAGAAGAAATTACAGAGAGCTTAGGAGACATTTCTGCAAGACACTTGAAGTGAAGAATACGTCAGCGTTTTTGTTCtaaacaccaaaaaacccattttATTTCCGCACAAAATTTCTATTATAAGCTACCTCATTGTGAGTGAGAAATGCCACTTCTTGAAGATAAAACCAGAACGCTTTCCTGTGCCTCGATAAATGAATGTTTCGAGTGAGGGTTGCTCTCAAACTGTGGCACATGGAGCAATGGCGTACAAGTTCCTAAACTGTTCTTGCAACAATCTAGGAAGGGATGGCCTGTGAATGTTCTGATGGTCACCCTCAAAGCCCAGAAAGCCCAGAGGCCgccccgcctcccgccccgcccgccgcctcccgcctcccgccccgcctcccgccccgcccgccgcctcccgcctcccgccccgcctcccgccccgcctcccgccccgcctcccgccccgcctcccgccccgcctcccgcctcccgccccgcctcccgccccgcctcccgccccgcctcccgccccgcctcccgccccgcctCTCGCCCCGCCTCTCGCCCCGCCTCCCACCCCGCCtcccgcctcccgccccgcctcccgccccgcctCTCGCCCCGCCTCTCGCCCCGCCTCTCGCCCCGCCTCCCGCTCCGCCTCTCAccccgcctcccgccccgcctcccgcctcccgccccgcctcccgccccgcctcccgccccgcctcccgccccgcctCCCGCCCCACCTcagccgcggccgccccgccgctccgcctcccgccccgcctcccgccccgcctcccgccccgcctcccgccccgcctcccgcctcccgccccgcctcccgcctcccgccccgcctcccgccccgcctCTCgccccgcctcccgccccgcctcccgccccgcctcccgcctcccgccccgcctcccgcctcccgccccgcctcccgccccgcctCTCgccccgcctcccgccccgcctcccgccccgcctcccgccccgcctCAGCCgccccgcctcccgccccgcctcagccccggccccggcctggCGGCGCGGCTGTGCTTCCGGGGCGGGCTGGCGGCAtggcggcgggcggcagcgACCCGCGGGCGGCGGATGTGGAGGAGGACGCCTCGCAGCTCGTCTTCCCCAAAggtgcggggccgggccgggccgggccgggccgggcggcgcTGAGGGCCGGAGCTCTCCTTGCCCCGGGGCGCCGGCCGCGCCGAGCGGCTCCGTGGGCCGAGCTCTGCGCCTGGGGCACACAGCGCGGGCGGTTAGGCAGCCGTTGCGTGTGTGGGAGCACTCCTTGATGGCGGGGGTGCGGCCGTTCCTGTGCGGGGCCACTGCTCGGGTGTATGGGGATTGGGGAACATGTACTGTGGacgtcaggaggatggggcactTTTGTCTGCAATGTCCCGCGACAGGGCGGGGGGTAACGGGcttaagctggaacacaattCCACTCAAACACAGGGAAAACTTTCCTGTGTgggtgaggcagccctggcccagggagggtgtggaggctccttctcaggaggttcccaaacgtgcctggacacattcccatGCCTCCTGATCAacgggaacctgctttagcaggggattggccTGAAGGAGTTCTGGAGCTGTCTTCCAGCctctaccgttctatgattctgtgaaacaatgAGCTTCCTCATTGCCCAAAGCTCCGTTCACCCCCCAAGTGCCCTTCGTCGTCCGTTCTCCTTTCCTGTTTGCAGAGTTCGAGAGCGCGGAGACTCTGCTGAACTCAGAAGTGCACATGCTGCTGGAGCATCGCAAGCAACAGAACGAGAGTGCAGAAGATGAGCAGGAGCTCTCGGAAGTCTTCATGAAAACCTTGAACTACACGGCGCGCTTCAGCCGCTTCAAAAACCGCGAAACCATCGCCAGCGTCCGGAGGTGAGCGGAAAAGCTGGGCTGTGACACGCCCGGGCATTCGGTAGATCAATGGGTGCTGCTTTGTGGAGGGACGGTTGAGTGGTGTTCCCTGATTCGAACTGTCACTCCGAATCTGGCCCTTCTGAAGAGGCGTGACGTGGTTGTAATTCTTCAGGGAGGGTTGTACTTTGTCTAGCTCAAGCCTTCTGAGCGACTTTTAAGTGGCAGCTGATTGCATGACATGGGAGGACATTCTACACTTTGTGAAGTAAATCAGGGAAAGTGGActtagctttttgttttccctctgtgcAGTTGTCACGGGTCTTTCGTCCTGAAGAAACATTGACTTCAGTGCCAAAAGCAGAGCGAAAAAGGGTATCTCATTTAGATGAATCCACTTATATTTGTCTCTGACTTGTAATTTCACCAAGTTGTTGCCTTCCCTTAACAgtttgctgctgcagaagaaGCTCCATAAATTTGAATTGGCATGTTTGGCCAACTTGTGTCCTGAGACAGCTGAGGAAGCGAAAGCTTTGATTCCCAGGTAAGCATTTACGTGTTGTAAAAAGACTGCTTTATACTGTCCTGTGATCTAAAGCCAGCTATGGGCAGATGCCTTCTCTCTAGTCTAGCTCTGTTGGTGGGAAAACTCTTGGTCTTTCTTCACCTACCTGTTGGTCTGACAGTGAGATGGTCTTTGTGTCCTTTCCGTACTTCTGAGAGCACTGACTGCATTGTCAACAGCTTAAATTGGGGTTCTTTGCCCACCCACTGTGTTTGttggtggtttggggttttttttatgagcAAATGACAGTGCTGCTATGGACTCTTCTGGGGATCATGTACAGGGGAGCAGTATATTCTTCCTGTCTTGATTTGTTAACTCGGGGCCCAAGACAGAAGGGAACAAAACACTCACCTGAATGACAATTTCTTTCTTGTATGCTAAGATGTCATAGCAAGACTTGACAGGCTTATGAGCACGTGAGtacatggaatcatagaatgggagtgTTAGAAAGGACCGttagagatgatccagtccaacaGCCCTGCCAAAGcaccaagatcaggtcacacaggaacgtgtccaggcaggttgtGAAgccctccagggaaggagcctcccgaccctccctgggcagcctgggccggggctccctcactcaaacactgaaagaatttctgcttatgtttcaatggaacatcatgtgctccagcttcttcccatcaccccttgccctgtcactggacacaacagaaaaagtgctgccccagcctcctgacacccaccctttgaaCACAGACTTCATTCAGAGGACTGTTTAAACCTGGTTTTTGAGAAAACTCTGAAAATACTCAGCAGAAAGTTCTGGGAAGGACAGAGTTTTGTCACTGCAAAAGGATCACAGTGATGTTGTAAGCAGTTCCTGGTGGCATCATGTGAGTTGGTGATGATGCTGTTgagactgaggagagagaaTTACAGCTGAGACAAATCTGGGAGGAGATTATTTCTAAAACCTTTAATGTCCTGCCACTGTTCTTGCCTTGCAGCCTGGAGGGCCGCTTTGAAGATGAGGAACTACAGCAGATTCTCGATGACATTCAGACGAAACGCAGCTTCCAGTATTGAGGTTGACCCTGAACCCCTttatccaaacagaaaaaaccaaCAGGGAACGTTGTGTCTCAGCCCTCTGGAGCAGTCCAGCTCCCGGCCATCAAGGGAAGCTGTGGTGTTCCACACCTGTGTCAGTAAGGACGCTGCATTGCCAAAGACTCCTGAAAAGCATTTTCCCAGTGGCTCAAGAGTTTGTTTCTTCCAAATCACTCTTCCCATTTTGAAAGTTTGCAACATGTTTCtgggttggttgttttgttgCAGAAATGTAGATGTgagttctttttcctttgtgaacTAAAAAGAGATGGAGCAACTTGTCCTGGACTCTGGGGAAGTTTAGATGGGTGGCATCAGCTTCtgtgctggttttttttgtctgtttttttaaaattggttGATGAAGACAGTGGATTTTCACATGTTCAGTACCTTCCTGTCATTGTTTAGTGTAAATAAAATGATATTTCTAATTAAGGCTGTGTGTTTTATAAATGAGTCGCACGTTATGGTTTCCTTGAGGACTGTTTTGCTGTGGTCCATAACGTGTTGGAGATCTGGGGACTCAGGTGTGCAGTGACGCAAATACCATCAGGCAAAGGCATTATTAGCTATGGTCATAGTGAGAGAACATTTGAGCAGCAACTCTCTCTGCGCCCCTGTTCTGCTGAGTG from Colius striatus isolate bColStr4 chromosome 12, bColStr4.1.hap1, whole genome shotgun sequence includes the following:
- the POLR2D gene encoding DNA-directed RNA polymerase II subunit RPB4 produces the protein MAAGGSDPRAADVEEDASQLVFPKEFESAETLLNSEVHMLLEHRKQQNESAEDEQELSEVFMKTLNYTARFSRFKNRETIASVRSLLLQKKLHKFELACLANLCPETAEEAKALIPSLEGRFEDEELQQILDDIQTKRSFQY